In Apis cerana isolate GH-2021 linkage group LG5, AcerK_1.0, whole genome shotgun sequence, a single genomic region encodes these proteins:
- the LOC107997892 gene encoding dnaJ homolog dnj-5, whose translation MAEQQQSPSGFKRMSLDKIIEAMTSDLESSNGHYVQFGVNPQQTTSHNWGNYSSNQTRHYISSQSPHSNLPTMQSMSPMGAPLYMQDISNYDSPTDSIYFPSQTGVNHLGINENNDLIGTIDVGGGNYINVIYGNASQIMAEQCQLSNMTSYRNQNMIDREYGLFNDQHINIPPELPTQNFNGKQLIENLVGNWVPNQSGTYSPFGGSSNVTSVVQSNVDIRDSEELPRNSTDCQHKKPRVVAEVKPMRPSYSDVLTKSAPTPPSPLTIQSIKPKTESVNKKISNKNSKNKSKSTTLKRQNSSGSDDHNSPKMQIPRKILEKNNSNLPRRWVSLDNLGSTSETHEINTFDRSNQFEKKKVSKMSKKIEKGETLNNSKIQNNNPKSIGNILKRPIQINNNLNIINASSQTISPEKIEKNQQIVNKMNKEEKKATKEKNSKRFQTEKTQQIKKAQRNRRRENKESPVKDLYKNLNKYASHWIKIGLKIFHWLLHLVSDVVSMSANLMILLAKCGWYHTILYLKYSWVYMAITFSKIRILNIVGKQLDNWFGNSKFAFWRKIKTKSEEKEENSNWIHGGLEANIALPSTGEEAMKRLLACKGKDPYSILGVTPTCSDDDIKKYYKRQAFLVHPDKNNQPGAEEAFKILVHAFDIIGEPERRQAFDQTRQVEAAWGVLSDLLSQLHRKMEQAANTIRCTNCGLRHKRIPTQRPCYAARFCAQCKIRHSAKEGDIWAESRLMGFLWHYYACMEGAVYDVTDWAACQAGNLKHLRANTHSVQYRIVLGQRPPSQTPNNGKRRQQIDPNTSEADFEDFLNNLYNHSKTGNSSPPDQSSFRGDCKRRKTKRKK comes from the exons ATGGCAGAACAACAACAGTCACCTTCTGGCTTTAAACGTATGTCTTTAGATAAAATCATCGAAGCTATGACTTCAGACTTAGAAAGTTCTAATGGTCATTACGTTCAATTTGGTGTAAATCCACAGCAGACTACATCTCATAATTGGggaaattattcttcaaatcaAACAAGACATTATATTTCTAGTCAATCTCCTCATTCTAATTTACCCACAATGCAATCCATGTCTCCAATGGGTGCTCCTCTTTATATGCAAGATATATCTAATTATGATTCTCCAAcagattcaatttattttccatcccAAACAGGGGTAAATCATTtaggtataaatgaaaataatgatttaattggtACTATAGATGTTGGAGGaggcaattatattaatgtgatTTATGGAAATGCTTCACAAATCATGGCAGAACAATGTCAGCTATCAAATATGACATCTTACAGAAATCAAAATATGATTGATCGAGAATATGGTCTTTTTAATGatcaacatataaatataccaCCTGAATTACCAactcaaaattttaatggaaaacaattaattgaaaatttagttGGTAATTGGGTACCAAACCAATCTGGAACATATAGTCCTTTTGGTGGATCTTCAAATGTAACTTCAGTAGTACAATCAAATGTAGATATTAGAGATTCTGAAGAATTACCTAGAAATTCAACTGATTGTCAACACAAAAAACCTCGTGTTGTAGCAGAAGTAAAACCTATGCGGCCTTCTTATTCTGATGTTCTAACAAAATCTGCTCCAACACCTCCATCACCTTTAACAATTCAATCTATAAAACCTAAAACAGaatctgtaaataaaaaaatttctaataaaaattcaaagaataaatctaaatctacAACATTAAAGAGACAAAATTCATCTGGAAGTGATGATCATAATTCTCCAAAAATGCAAATACCACgaaaaattctagaaaaaaataattcaaatcttCCAAGACGTTGGGTATCATTAGATAATCTTGGTTCAACAAGTGAAACTcatgaaataaatacttttgatagatcaaatcaatttgaaaaaaaaaaagtttctaaaatgtctaaaaaaatagaaaaaggagaaacacttaataattcaaaaattcaaaataataatcccaaatctattggaaatattcttaaacgtcctattcaaataaataataatttaaatataataaatgcttCCAGTCAAACTATTTCTCctgaaaaaatagagaaaaatcaacaaattgtaaataaaatgaataaagaagaaaaaaaagcaaccaaagaaaaaaactcaAAACGTTTTCAGACTGAAAAAACACAACAAATCAAAAAAGCTCAAAGAAATcggagaagagaaaataaagaatcacCAGTCAaagatttgtataaaaatttaaataaatatgccagtcattggattaaaattggtttaaaaatatttcattggtTGCTACATTTAGTATCTGATGTAGTTAGTATGAGTGCTAATCTTATGATTTTACT tGCAAAATGTGGATGGTATcacactatattatatttaaaatattcatgggTTTATATGGCtataacattttcaaaaattcgtattttaaatattgttggtAAGCAATTGGATAACTGGTTTGGTAATAGTAAATTTGCATTTTggcgtaaaataaaaactaaaagtgaagaaaaagaagaaaatagtaATTGGATACATGGCGGTCTTGAAGCCAATATTGCGTTACCTAGTACAGGTGAAGAAGCTATGAAAAGATTATTAGCGTGTAAAGGAAAAGATCCTTATAGTATACTTGGTGTTACACCAACATGTTCAgatgatgatattaaaaagtattataagaGACAGGCTTTTTTGGTTCAtccagataaaaataatcaacctGGTGCAGAAGAAGCATTCAAAATACTTGTACATGCATTTGACATAATTGGTGAACCg gaaCGCAGACAAGCATTTGATCAAACTAGACAAGTTGAAGCAGCTTGGGGTGTATTAAGTGATTTACTTTCTCAACTTCATAGAAAGATGGAACAGGCAGCAAATACAATTAGATGTACAAATTGTGGTTTAAGGCATAAAAGAATTCCAACACAACGTCCTTGTTATGCAGCGCGATTTTGTGCTCAATGTAAAATACGTCATAGTGCAAAAGaa GGAGATATCTGGGCAGAATCTCGTTTAATGGGTTTTCTTTGGCATTATTATGCCTGTATGGAAGGAGCAGTATATGATGTTACTGATTGGGCAGCTTGTCAAGCTGGTAATTTAAAACACCTAAGAGCAAATACACATAGTGTTCAGTATAGAATTGTCTTAGGTCAACGACCACCATCACAAACGCCCAATAATGGTAAAAGACGTCAACAAATAGATCCGAATACCAG TGAAGCAGACTTTGaagactttttaaataatttatacaatcatAGCAAGACCGGAAATTCAAGTCCACCAGATCAAAGTTCTTTTAGAGGGGACTGTAAGCGACGTAAAACTAAACGcaagaagtaa